In a single window of the Halomicroarcula saliterrae genome:
- a CDS encoding DUF3800 domain-containing protein, with amino-acid sequence MARTLFVHVDESGNPSNGSYYVVAAPWCLSERGRANEVLRHTADELKTIAESALHGSRTLSELKGSALPVAVVNTTVGCLNQVEYDDPTIEQTRLPWEITHPIRLSVHAVNPDIGNDVLTDVIGNFDESVQELKTLALCSVLNPVFQTTHVALSTIDSMCVVLDSEVWQNPAEKVATVLDRTADEIPPIEFDSRDSKDAPGLQVADVAAYSWARHQRKGDCETAVETLHPLRFAKK; translated from the coding sequence ATGGCTCGGACGTTGTTCGTACACGTTGATGAGAGTGGGAACCCATCAAACGGGTCATACTATGTAGTAGCTGCTCCGTGGTGTCTTTCTGAGCGGGGCCGGGCGAATGAGGTGTTACGGCATACGGCTGATGAATTGAAAACGATTGCTGAGAGTGCGTTGCATGGGTCTCGAACGTTGTCTGAGCTGAAGGGATCTGCATTACCGGTTGCGGTTGTTAATACGACTGTTGGGTGTTTGAATCAAGTCGAGTATGATGACCCGACAATTGAGCAAACCCGGTTGCCGTGGGAGATTACGCACCCGATCCGATTGTCAGTGCATGCGGTGAACCCGGATATCGGCAATGACGTGTTGACAGACGTGATTGGGAACTTCGATGAATCTGTTCAAGAATTGAAGACACTGGCGTTATGCAGCGTGCTAAACCCGGTATTTCAGACGACGCACGTAGCTCTGAGTACGATTGATTCGATGTGCGTCGTTCTGGATTCTGAGGTGTGGCAAAACCCTGCGGAGAAGGTAGCGACTGTGTTAGATCGTACTGCGGATGAGATTCCGCCGATTGAATTTGACAGTCGTGATAGTAAGGACGCGCCAGGGCTACAGGTTGCTGATGTAGCGGCATACAGTTGGGCTCGGCATCAGCGGAAAGGAGACTGTGAAACGGCCGTCGAAACGCTGCATCCGCTTCGGTTCGCAAAGAAGTAA
- a CDS encoding HNH endonuclease, translated as MTEDVSNETVDPETRKDVLAAAGHRCKWCGRDGPGAGGVAALQIHHATRDVDEMDEHDLRNLTAVCRRCHNWLHNQPSGDEVPVELTEADSTVLLPQDAEIIQVLAEHGPIRTGDIVDELTPDLSVTAVRERLWVLMGLDNKVEGRDRQIIDQDADTGEWGLTEQISNSARGRIPDDPQTLLQRAEDERVRQALDRGCSRDEVADVIGVVGRTTWHKEKRARAYAFPLNALDDRGGRPSANVEDGDSLTEMPPAEGDDGAETQQRLDAVEDGADGEAGVLSDGGKADQEPTEEDGEDISWSDAKTQLQQTIEALEELEKAL; from the coding sequence ATGACCGAGGATGTGTCGAACGAGACGGTGGATCCGGAGACGAGGAAGGACGTGTTAGCGGCTGCGGGGCATCGCTGCAAGTGGTGTGGCCGGGACGGTCCGGGTGCTGGCGGCGTGGCGGCGCTGCAAATCCATCACGCGACGCGTGATGTCGACGAGATGGACGAGCACGACTTAAGGAACCTGACTGCAGTATGCCGGCGCTGTCATAACTGGCTGCATAACCAGCCATCGGGCGACGAAGTCCCGGTCGAGCTTACTGAAGCGGACTCGACGGTATTACTGCCGCAGGACGCTGAGATCATCCAAGTGTTAGCAGAGCACGGCCCGATCCGAACAGGTGACATCGTGGACGAACTCACGCCGGATCTCTCCGTGACAGCAGTCCGGGAGCGCTTGTGGGTGTTGATGGGCCTCGACAATAAGGTCGAAGGACGCGACCGGCAAATCATCGATCAGGACGCAGACACGGGTGAGTGGGGCCTCACTGAGCAGATATCGAACTCTGCTCGCGGCCGCATTCCTGATGACCCGCAAACCCTGTTACAGCGTGCTGAGGACGAACGTGTCCGGCAAGCCCTTGACCGCGGGTGTAGCCGTGACGAGGTCGCTGATGTGATCGGTGTGGTGGGGCGGACAACGTGGCACAAGGAAAAACGCGCGAGAGCGTACGCATTCCCTCTAAACGCGTTGGATGACAGAGGCGGGCGACCGTCGGCCAATGTCGAAGATGGTGACTCACTAACAGAGATGCCACCTGCTGAGGGGGACGACGGTGCCGAGACGCAGCAGCGACTCGACGCAGTGGAAGACGGCGCTGACGGTGAAGCAGGGGTGCTGAGCGATGGCGGCAAGGCCGATCAGGAACCGACCGAGGAAGACGGTGAAGACATCTCGTGGTCGGATGCGAAAACGCAGTTACAGCAGACGATCGAGGCGTTAGAAGAACTCGAAAAGGCGCTGTAG